In the genome of Phacochoerus africanus isolate WHEZ1 chromosome 5, ROS_Pafr_v1, whole genome shotgun sequence, the window ctccatatactgcgggtgtggcgccaaaaagaaacaaaacaaaaaagaaagaaaaagaaaggaggtggGTGCCTGAGTCAGTGCTCAGCGGTGGGCATTGGGACCAGCCTCATGTCCTGGGGCTCGGACTCTGCCCTGACTCCCGCCTGACATGGCCGTGGGCTGTGTGGTGGAATGTGGGGAGCACCCAGCCCCAGCTGGTGGCTGCTCAAacagcagcccctccctgccgAGGGTAGCACGAACCATGAGTGGACCACCTGCCCTGCGCCCCCGGCTCGCTGCCTCTGTCAGCTGTGCACAAGCCCTGTCCCTTCCTTCGGGGAAATGAGGGCTTACAGAGGAGGGTGAGTtgccccgccaccccccccagCACCCACCTTGTCCCCTGAGGGGTGGAGAGGACCCTGCCCGAGGTCACCTGCTAAACTAGTGGTGAGTAGGGGGTAGCAGGACCCAGATTCTTGACCTTCAGGTTTACCAGCTTTTTTGGTACCCAGACTGGATTTGGAGGCTTCGCATTAAGAACAGGGGTTCTGGCCCCTGACCTCTGAAGGCTTGCTGCGGTCAGAGGTCTAGGCAAGTTGTTGGTGATGGGGTCTCCACGTCCTTGGACCCAACTGACTGAATCTCTGCATCTTCAGAGTTCAGGGAGAGACCACCACCCCACTCCACCAGTGCTGGAGCCTCCCAAAGTGTCCCTGATTCCTCACTTCCCTGCACAGGAGGAAGGGGGGGGAGAcgaggagggagggggcgggtggGGAGGGCGGCAGACTCAGAGTCAACCATACTGCAGActtcagagctgccgctgctccCATAGGCTGGGCCGCAGAGGGGCCACAGGGGAGTCTAGAATTGGGTTGAGATCTAAGAGCATTCTCGAAGAGCCAGGGATCCTGGGACTGCCATCCAGGTccttggggggggtgggggcacatgCTCCAGCTCTGGGGGGCTGGTCTGGAGAGATTGAGGGGTTAGAGCCTCAGATTTGGGGACAGGTTCTTGGGACACTGTTGTGCCTGAGGCCCGAGATGGAAGTGGGAGTTTTCAGGAGTCTGCTTAGGCTGGAAGAGGGGacttcctccttcctcatttTAGAGCCATTGtgggcggggggccggggggcaGAGGATGCAGTGGCTTCCGCCCCTTTAGTCCAGAGCTGCCTgccaggggtgtggggggggtgctgGCTCTGACCCCTCACTGGCTGGTGCAGGGCCGGAGGGAGCCAAGGATGTGGCCACGTGTGGCCACGTGCGAAGCAGGCTTGCCGTTGCTCTCAGGCGTCTGTGCTTCTGAGCCTGGCTGTCCCCTTAAGCAGCCAAGAGTGTGCAGTGAGTCTCTGAAAGTGTCCCCCCTCCCTCGGTTGTCCCAGCTATGAAGAGGGTGTCCAGCCCCTGGGCAGGGTCTGGTGGTGTCACCTGTTCTCAGGACCCTGGCCCGGCCTCCAGAGCCCTGCTCTGGGtggcagtttggggggtgagggagcAGGACTGGCTGATGCCTCCAGCTGAGTTTCTGGGACACCTGGTCCCTCTGGTTGTGACCACCAGTGATTCTGGCCCTTCCCTTGACCTCAGCAAGGGGTGCCGGGCTGCTCAGAGTTGACCTTGGCCAAACCAGtccccttccctgggcctcagttcaTCCCTCAGACTCTCAAGGGGACCGTGACCCCCAGGTGTCCCCGAGCTCACCCAGCATTTGTTCCTTTGCTCATTCATTGAACATCTTCTGTTTGGCAGGTGCTAGGGTCACACAAATACCCCAACGGCTCAGTTCAGGAGGGGGTGCCttgtctgggggtggggtggggctctaCTTGCACCAGAGTATTTTGGAAAAGCAGAAGGACCACGAGGGCTGCAGTAGGGGAacccctgggctcctggggctgGAGAGTGAGTGCAGGGAGTAGGGCCTCCCCCAAGCCCCAGGAACTGGAGCTGGCTTCTGCTGGGTCTCAGGCCCCTCGGGATGAGGCCCTGCAGCCTGTGGGGTGAGGTGCAGGCTGAGAGGGCAGGGAGAATCATCTGGAGATGGGTGGAAGCTACGGGGAAATGCAGACCAGATGAGCAGGGAGGGGTGTCCGCACAGCAACTGGCAGATGTTTGCCAGGTGGGGTCCCAGGCCTGTTCCTCTCATCCTCtacccagtccctcccaccccccaaaagaccCATCCCCCTTCCTCCGTGCCGGCTGGGGACAGGCCTCTGAGGCCTGCGGAGTGTGGGTAATTGGTCCCAAAGATCTCAGGCCTCCAAGCTGGCTGTGGCAAGAGAGGCCTGGAGAGCGGGCATCTCCCTCCCtcgtcccccccaccccgacttCTTTGGAGAGAAAGCAGCCGTGGGTTCTCAGGTCCCTCTGAGTCCCCTGTCCCCAGACAGGCACGCCGGGGTGGGACAGGCCCACGGGGGGCCCAGcatggggaagggaagggcacTCCTGGGGTCACTGGGCacctgggggaggaaggaaaggggtgggggggttcaAGGATGGGTGAGGAGGATCTAGGACCATTCGGGTCGGGTCCCTCCCTGAGGAGGGCGATGAAGAGAGGGGTGACTTTGGATGAGCTGTCTTCTCTCTGGGGGGGTCTCAGCCTGGAAGTCCGGTGGGGGGGATCCCCCTTCTTCTGTCTTCCCTCTCGTGGGAGGTGGTTCCCCGAGCTGGCCACCCCAGGCTGCAGCCCTGGACCCCGGTCCTTGGCCGTGTCCCCATCCAAGGTCTCTTTGAGCCTATGtgcagggagggctgggggctgttCCGCCCAGACCGCCTGCTGCAGGAGGCTGtggagcagatccaagctgcagccatgAGCCCACAGCCCCTGTAGGGCTTCCGCACCCTGTCTGTGCCTCGGTCCGCTTGCCTACAGAGTGGGGCAGTGAGGGGGTGGAAGGCGTCCCAGGTCACTGTGTCCCCAACAAGGGAGCAGAATTGTCTCCCAAACTTTTGTGGGCCAGCTCTCCCCCAGCCTTATTTTGAGACGTGGGACAGCTCCCAAGGCCAGCAGACCATGCAGCCCACCCCTCCACCGACCCAAGCGGGTGGTATCAGGGACCCGGGACTCTGGTGGCACCTTCTCCTGACCTAACCTCAGCCCGTCCAAGCCAAGCACCCTGTTACCTGTGCACCTGTCAGGCCTGAGGTTTGTTGTGAgtctggggaggaagaggagcctcGGGTCCTGACTTCCAGGGGCTTGAGTGTGGGGGGCACTAGGCTGGATGAAGCCTGAATTCTGTGCTGCGTGTTGCCCTCCTGGCAGGGGCCGGTCCCGGGGGCTGTCAGCAGGGCGGGGAGCTCTCTCTGATCCGGGCAGAGATCTCCAGCCCCAGCAGGTCCTGCAGCCTCTGCCTCTATTGACCTAGATGCCAGCCCTCATGGCCTGTTTGCCCAGCTgtgcagccctgccctgccccaccctacctgccctgcccacctgctgCCAGGGGACTGCTCAGGGGATCTGGCCCGCCGGGGCAGGGTGCTCAGGACAGGCTCCTCCAGGTTTGGGGTCCTCAGGAGCTGTCATCAGCAGACTTCCAGAACTTAGGGAAGGGGGTGCCCCCCCCATCGGAATGAGAGGACCCGTTGGAAATGCGGCAGCTGCAGCCTTGCACCCTGGGTTCCAGGCCAGGTCTGGGAGGGCCAGGCGGCCGGGGTCTTGGCGTGGATCCTGGGGCCACCTGGCTAACTTCCTCCCTTACTGTGCCATGCCGTGGCCCTCAGCGTCCTGGTGGGGCCCAAGGCTTTTACCAAAGGTGGGGAGAGGCTGTGCCAGGGAGGCGGAGAGGGGAAGGGTGGCTGCCCTTGGTTGGGGACACTTGTCAATAATGAGTGGCCTAATTCAGGGGATGCCATCAGCTACTTAATCAAAGCATAACTGGGTAATTACAGCCACGGGGTGGGGAAGGCTGCGGAGCCCTGTGGGTGGCGAGTCTGGGGCCCGCTGGCCTCACCAGCTGGTCTGGGGTGAGGGGCCCGGCAGCGTCAGGGTCGGGGTGCAGTCGGGCTGTGGGAGGGGGTTGGGCAGGCTTGCAGGAAGGGTCCCCACTGCCAGGGGGCCGGTGGGCGGCCGGAGGGGGGCGTGGAGGGGGCGCACCGCCCCTTGTAGATTTGCCGCTTCGGCTTCGGGCTTCGCGGAGGCGGGCTGGAAGGCGGGTTCCAGGTCCCCGGGCCTGCGGAGAGCCGAGATGGGGAGGGCTCACGGCCccgctccgcccccgcccccgccccgcaggAGCCTGATGCCCCGCAGCCTGGACGGGCAGATCACCATGGAGAAGACGCCCAGCTACTTCATCACCCGGGAGGCCCCGCGCCGCATCCACGCCATGTCCCCGGACACCAAGCTGATCGTGGTGGTGCGGAACCCGGTGACCCGGGCCATCTCCGACTACGCCCAGACGCTCTCCAAGACGCCGGGCCTGCCCAGCTTCCGCGCGCTGGCCTTTCGCCGCGGCCTGGGCCCCGTGGACACGGCCTGGAGCGCCGTGCGCATCGGCCTGTACGCGCAGCACCTGGCGCGCTGGCTGCGCTACTTCCCTCTGTCCCGCTTCCTCTTCGTCAGCGGCGAGCGGCTGGTCAGCGACCCAGCCGGGGAGCTGGGCCGCGTGCAGGACTTCCTGGGCCTCAAGCGGGTCGTCTCGGACAAGCACTTCTACTTCAACGCCACCAAGGGCTTCCCCTGCCTCAAGAAGGCCCAGGGCAGCGGCCGCCCGCGCTGCCTGGGCAAGTCCAAGGGCCGGCCGCACCCGCGCGTGCCCGAGGCCGTGGTCCAGCGCCTGCGCGCCTTCTATCGGCCCTTCAACCTCAAGTTCTACCAGATGACTGGCCAGGACTTTGGTTGGGACTGACGAGGCTGGGAGCCggtgcccccccgccccggacCCTCAGGACGCTTCACTTACGCCTGCAACCCGGCCATGCGCTGCCCAGCGAAATCGCGACCAAATAAATGTCAGATCTGTGTTCTTCCAGAACCGTGTGCCTCGGAGGGCTGGCGGGTGAGGGTTGGAGCAGGATCCCAGCAGCAGCTTTACTGCGCCCTGTTCCCTCCCTCAGGGGTTAAAACCCTGATCCGTGGCGGCCTCTTGGgcgcgctgggacacaggtttgatccccggtctggcatggtgggttaaggatcccgtgttgccacggctgcagcttaggtcaaaaccgtggctcagatctgatccctggccccggaactccacatgctgcaggggttgccaaacaaacaaaaaccctatcTTGATCCTCATACCTCCTTGAGGTGTGCAGAAAGCCTGGCCACCTGTCACGAATGAGCAAcctaggctcagagaggtttggGGCCTGCTCAGTGACACACAGCTGAGCCCTGGTGACTCTGGAAGCCATCCTGGGGCTCTCTTTGCAGCCCTGAGATGCCAAGCTGGGTTGTCCCATGTTCCAGGGCAACTGAGGCCCAAGGCTGCCCACTTGAGCGGTGGGTCTGTCCAGCTCTTCAGGCGGCACCCACCACCTCAGCTAATTCTGCATCCTAATGCCCAGCAGACACTCCCTCCTGGACACTTGGCGCCATCGCTAGACAGCGAGTGTGAGGTGACTCCGGTGTGCAGGGCAGTTGTGCTCATAGCCTCCAAGCAGCTCCTGGGCACACAACCCTGCTTCATCCAAGGGGCACTGCCTACCacaggccccacccaccaggctcttgggccccacccccttcccccggGGTGTTTATCCGGCTCCCTcccctgggggtgggcaggggggaaCACCCAGCTGCAGCCCAGCTGCTGCTCAGCTCCTAAGCAAGTGAGGCCAGCCTCAGGCAGGCTGCAGGCCCAGTCCATCTGTCTCCCCCAAGAAACGCAGGGCCCCCTTGGGAATGACTGTCACCTTCCCCTGGCCACACTGCTGTCTGCCAGGTGCCCTCCAGCTGCCCTGACAGTGGCCTCCAGGGCCCTTCAGACTCAGGCCTGGCCTGTCCTGGGCCCTTGTGGGACTTGGCTGTGGCCCTCACACCCCAGGTCTCTCTCAGATGCTTGGCCCTGATGTGGCTTTTCCACCTCTGGTCTTCTTGGAGCTGTTCCCCATCCTGGGGCCCAGGTCGCAGGAAGGGACAATTTTCAGGGGGTGGCAGCTCGTCCGTCACCAGCCCCCCTCCAGCTGACTGAGCCCGCAGCCTCACCAGTCACCCTGGCCATGACCCCGCCTGTGGTGTGTCGGGAGGGTCAGCGGATGTTGCTGTGTGAGGAGAGACTGGGCAGAAGGTGGGAGGGTGTGGGGGCTTGTCCCTGGCAGCCCGCCCCTTGCTCCTGCTGGCTTTGGGCGCAGGGGCCACGTCAGTGTGGAGCTGCCCTGAGGGCCGGCACTGTCCCTCCACCCTGCCatctgggccaggccaggggcagggctgggggctggtcgCAGGCACTGTCCCTCCACCCTGCCatctgggccaggccaggggcagggctgggggctggtcgCAGGTGACCTTGGTGGGATTGTGGTGCTAGATGTGGGCAGATGTGGGTGATGTGCCCACAGCCTCCTCCCAACTCTGTCTGATGTGGGTGCAGGCAGGACCAGCCCCCCTTGCGGTGCCGGCAGTGGGAGTGGCGCTCCGCTTTGGAGCCCTGCTGGGTGGCAAGCCCTGGGCTTGGCAGCTCTGTCCTTGTTCCCTGGAGCAAGGCCGATGTGGGGATGGCATGGCAGCTGCCCTgggtggcggggagggagggaaggtagGGCAGCCCCGAACCCTGGCCtagtccccagcctggcccctgggtGTTTCCTCTCCCTGGACACAGCCTTATCCCTGCTTTCGCCACCTCAGGACTAGCCGGCTTCGGGGcatctcttttgttctcttgcaaAGATCAGCATGTCCTCTTGTCTTCAGACCAAACCCAGCGGTTATTTTGAAacactcccacctcctccccacccccactgcttcTGGAATGAAGACCAGATACCTGACTGCAGCCATTAGGGCCCCCGAGTCGTGCCCCGATCCCCCAGCCTGGGTGCTCCTCTCACCACGAAGCTTCTTGACCCTTCAGCTCCTTCCACCTGCCATGATCTCCCCTATCTGTtagcctttgcatatgctgttccctgTGCCGGGAATGCCCTTCCCGGAAGAAGGTGCAGATTGAGAGGGAGACAACATTAGAACAGGGCAGCTGTTCTCTCGCTCTGGGCCCATTTCCTTCCTAGGGGGACTTAGAGTCCCTTTCTCGGGCCCGTCAATGTCACCCATCTCTCCCTTCCTGAAGCTTCTTGAATGCATAGCTGTGGGAGCTACTAGCTTGTATGGTTTTGGGGGACAGGCCCATCTCAGAAGGCAGGCTCtggaagcagggaggggaaagGGTGGACGGGCTTGTtctgctcccctccacccccgctGCCTGGGGAAACGGGGCCAAAGAGCCACACCCAGCGCCAGGTGCCAGGTGGCCTCAGAACACACTGCCAGCAGGTGTGGGGGTCCTCCTGGCTGCACGTGGGGGTGGGGTTCCATGGGAGAGTCACCAGCCTTTAATTAAAGTCCCTAAATTGCTTCCCCAGCTGTTCAGGGGGTTTTCCATGTTGGAATGTTCCAGATGGAGCAAGCAATGCTGATTTAATTACCCTCTTCCTGTTTCTCCCAGTGGAGAAGTGGCACCCAGactgggatggggtgggtggcggtgggggtcggggtgggggtctTCACAGCCCTGGGTGTCCTGGAAGGACCTTCAAGATGTCCGGGGAGGCGGCTGCTTTGACCTCGGGGTATTTTCTCCACCACAGGTCTTCTGGCAGCAGGTGGTACTGGTTGGGGGGCCATGGGGTCCTTTATCCCTGCCCAGCACAAGACCATGGCCTGAGTGGCCTGAATGGCTCCTGTATCCAGCTAGAGACAGGAGGGCGTCGGGCCCAGATCCCCCCTTCCCACTGGTCCCAGCTCTCTTCTCTGGTCTTCATtccagaggagggaggagccGCAGGCACCGGGGCCGCCCTCCTCCTTATCATTGTGTGCACATGGCCCAGCCCGCTGCTGTCTGCCCTCATGGGCActggctccctcccttcccaggtcCCCACCAGCCTGAGGGTTCTCAGAGCACGGCTGCGGGGTCACCGACTCCTGTCCTCAGAGATGGCCCCGGCTCGCTGAGGTCGGAGCAGGCAGGGCTGGAAGGGCCTGGCACACTGCCCCCCGTCATGCCCCTCTCAGCCTCTGAGGGTGGCCACAGGGCAGGGCCAGTGGTGGGGAGGGAGTCTGGGCCCCAGGGTGAAGTCTGGATCGTGGGGAACCCCTTCCCCCCAAAGAGGAGGGGTGCCATGGGGAAAGACCTGGTTCCCCTGGTCCTGTGGTTCCCACCCCGTGGGGCCCGGGGTGGACACATCTGGGACCCGTCCCTCCAGCCAGGTCCAGTGGCCCATCccaagctttatttttatttttggttattttttagggtcgtactcacagcatatggaagttcccaggctaggggtccaatcagagctgtagccaccagcctacaccacagccacagcaatgccagatctgagccatgtctgcgacctacaccacagctcacggcaacactggatcctcaacccactgagtgaggcgaggaattgaacctgcgtcctcatggatgctagtcagattcgttttgctaagccacgatgggaactccccctcccaaGCTTTAGATGGTCCTGTTTCCAGGAGGGAGCCAGACCCCGGGGAGAGGGGCTTGAGTGATGCCCGGAGGGAGAGCCAGCCTCGCCATCCACTGAAGTGAAGTCCTCGGGACCTCCTCACTGCTCTCCTGGCTCCTGAGGTCTGAGTCCGTCCCCGGCCCACCCACCGGGGCTTCTTGTTCCCATCAAGGAGCTGCTGGATTGGTGGCCATCGGGCTCCCCtgcactgcaccaggacaggccAGGGACAGACCCTCCATGCTTTCCTCTGGGTGCCCATGGCAGCTCATAGGGATTCTGGGTCCCCTCTGTACCCCAAAGCTGTGCAGTAGGGGGCTACAGATTTGCTGACACCCTGAGCCCAGGGGTTCATTTTTGTGGGACTCTCCCTTTCTAGAAGTTTTCTCTTAAATGGGCAAGTGCTGACTCCTGAGTTCTCCCTCCTTGGAATGCAAgccaggtggggggtggggaggaggtgggggtggggagatgaggGAGGGTGGAAAGGGGATAGGGAGTGAGTCGGGGGTGACCTCAGGTCCCAAGGACTCAATTTCACCCACTCTTCCTCTGGAATGGCTTTGGGGCCTTTGGGACCCAGCAGTCCTGGGCGTGGCCATTGCCTGAGCCTCCCTCTCCTGTGGGAAACCCGGGCTTTAGGGGCCTGGAGCCCCTTGTGCTCCTTTGTGGTTCTGAACTTGATTTGCTTCTATTCCTTTCATGTGCGTCTTATGCTCCCTGAGGTGAGGGACCACTTTCcaaacaactggaaaaaaaacctGGAGGTGGGCAGGGACAGCCACGTCAGGCTGGGGGTAGCAGGCGTCTCGAGGTGCAGGGCAGGTGATGGAGGGCTGATTGAGAGAACCTGTGACTGCAAAGTAAgccctcagagttccctggtggcccagggggttaaggatccagcgtcgtcactgctgtggctcgggttagatccctggcctggaaactcctgcATGCGGAAAGTGTggtcaagaataaataaataagtgagccCTCCCTATAAATAACTCTCCAGAAGAGTTAAAAACAAGTGTGCAAGTAAAGCCTTGCACACCCGCATTCTTGGCAGCAGTGTTCTTAAGAGCCAAAGGGTGGGGTCCACTCGGGTCCACCAGTGAGTGGAGGAATAAGTGGACGCCGGCGCATCCATCCAATGGTCCCACGCAGCCATGAAGGGAAGGGGGTATGACACACGCCACAGTCACATGCTGGAAAAACGCCAAGTGAAAGGAGACAGACCCTTTCCATGAAGCTTCCAGAACCGCAAAGCCGCACAGACAGAAAACCCTCAATAGTTTACAGGGCctcaggggaggggggatgggagtGAGTGCTTCATGGGCGGGGTTTTCTTGGGAGGATGAAAGGGTTCTCCAACGAGATACAGGTGGAGGCTGCAAACCTTGGGTGTGGACTAAACTCCGCTGAATCAttccctttgttttcctttcctttgtctttttagggccacacccgtggcatatggaggttcccaggctaggggttccatcggagctgcagctgccggccctcaAGGCAGTCACAGCCccgcaggatctgagctccatctgcgacctacaccacagctcacagccacgctggatccttaacccactgagcgaggccaggaatctaaactgcgtcctcatggatactggtcagattcgttaacccctgagccacagcgggaactcctgagtcattCGCTTTGAAAAGGTTTATATTGTGATGTGAATTTCACCTCCGTTTTCCAAAAGGACCTCCATAGAAAACTCAGCAGTAGAGGGACGGGTCAGAGGAAGAAGGTCCTGGGGGACGTTTGCTAGGTCTTCAAGGAGGACGGACGCACAGGTGCAAAGGGATGGAGGTTAGAGACGGAGCGGGCGGAGTTCACGTGCAGACGGGAGCCACTTCCCGCGAGAGGTCGCGGGCGGGCCGGGCAGAGGCTGCCTTTCTTCCCTcggtccccccccccctccgcccccgacAACCCACCCTCCGCCCTGGCTGCAGACTGGGGCGTCCTCAGGCTCATTCTTCGTTCGGCTTCCTCTTCTCCGGCTGCTCCGCCCGCAGGTAGGGTCGGTCTGGCCGCCTTGGTCCCCTCGGGCTCCGATGCTCTTCATCCCGGGGGTCACCCGGCCTGTCTCAGGTCCCCCGTGTGGCCGCTTGGGGTGAACGTGAGGCTCACCTCTCCCGTGTCCTGTTTCTCAGCATCAGGACCCGTGCGGCCCACTGTGCAATGACGGAAAAGCACTTTTGTGGGTTTTGTCCTGTGTTTCACTTGTTTCAGGCAAGAAGGTACATCCAGCCCCTGTTACTCTGTCTCTGCCACAAGCAGTGAATTTACAGCAGAGGGGAAGCGGTGACTGTTACCctcaagaaagagaagaaacagggcAGCCCCTGTGGCCTGGCCCTGCTCTCGGCGGTCAGTGGGACCTGTCCCCTCCGAGGACCCCCGCAGGATGGACAGGCCTAGGTCCTGAGTGCTTCCTCGGGCAAGTCTGACCACTCTGGCCTAGGCTGGGCCTGGCTGGAGTGGCATGCATGCCAGACTGCCCACTGTCACCCCCTCGTCCCTCCTGTCTACCCTGGCCCCATTCCAAGACGCAGGGAGGGTCCTGACATCTCAGGGGTCACCCAGCCCCCctggagaaagggagaaggggaCTTCAGCTTCTCGGGCCTGAACCCGGGAGGATGCCAGCATCTGCAGGCCTCGCGGTGGAGAATCCAGTCCCGGGCACTGCCCAGGCGGCCAGGGACATCAGACAAGAGGCTGGGGACCCTTCCCTGCTCAGAGCCGAGCTCCAGGCTTTGAGGCCAGGGGGTTCCTTTCATACGCCTTAATCCGAGCCACATTGTGCTCATCTCTGGAAGAGCCGTACAAAAACCGCCAGCCAACCAAGACAGTTAATGCAAAACTGTTGCCAGTAGGTTTTCATTCGTGTGTTTGGACGAGGACAGAGCAGGGCAGAGCGGGGCCTGCAGCCGGCAGTGGACAAGTCAGGGATCCTGCTCTGCCTCTTGCCCCAGCCCCTCCGCTAGCCCCCAGGTCAGAGACTATCTCTCCCTTCCCATCAGTGAGGGTGGGGTAGCTGATGGAAAGCCGATCCAGAGGGAACTGTCTCAGGcatgagagggaggaagaggcagccGTGGTGGGCGGGCAGCCTCCTCTGCCAGCCACCCCGCTTTCGGGGGGAGAAGCATCTGGACATGTCTGACCCCTGTTCTCACTGTCTGGACTCCGGTGGGGAGTGGACAGACCCCCCCTTAtgcagagggtgggcaggggtTTAGTGCCTTCCTCCGTGGCTGGTGCTGTGGGTGCAAAGTGGGGAGCCACACGCAGGCCAGGAGGGAGCATTGCTGGGGCCACAGGATCACATGCAAGGCCTGGAGGAAT includes:
- the HS3ST6 gene encoding heparan sulfate glucosamine 3-O-sulfotransferase 6, which produces MAGSGGPGGGAGSSQGAGGGPGAALRAPGAPLLFAALVLGAYCLCAFPGRCPLAGRVPEPTPAPTEPPTFARSPGAPSLPVASGSGRRRFPQALIVGVKKGGTRALLEFLRLHPDVRALGSEPHFFDRCYERGLAWYRSLMPRSLDGQITMEKTPSYFITREAPRRIHAMSPDTKLIVVVRNPVTRAISDYAQTLSKTPGLPSFRALAFRRGLGPVDTAWSAVRIGLYAQHLARWLRYFPLSRFLFVSGERLVSDPAGELGRVQDFLGLKRVVSDKHFYFNATKGFPCLKKAQGSGRPRCLGKSKGRPHPRVPEAVVQRLRAFYRPFNLKFYQMTGQDFGWD